Proteins encoded together in one Flavobacteriales bacterium window:
- the secG gene encoding preprotein translocase subunit SecG: MVVVSVLIIIVAALLALVVLAQNPKGGGLAAGFTGAQQIGGVQRTADFLEKGTWTLAGALMVLCLVSAAVQTGGSAELDELDAPTEQVTSGEVAPEDVAPTQEEAPAQEPAPATP, translated from the coding sequence ATGGTCGTCGTCTCCGTCCTCATCATCATCGTGGCCGCCCTGCTGGCCCTCGTCGTGCTGGCCCAGAACCCGAAGGGCGGTGGACTGGCGGCGGGTTTCACCGGCGCCCAGCAGATCGGCGGCGTGCAACGCACGGCCGACTTCCTGGAGAAGGGCACGTGGACCCTGGCCGGCGCACTGATGGTGCTGTGCCTGGTGAGCGCGGCCGTGCAAACTGGCGGCTCGGCCGAGCTGGATGAGCTGGACGCTCCCACCGAGCAGGTGACCAGTGGCGAAGTGGCCCCCGAGGACGTGGCACCGACCCAGGAGGAGGCGCCCGCCCAGGAGCCCGCCCCGGCAACCCCGTAA
- a CDS encoding sigma-54-dependent Fis family transcriptional regulator → MNVQPIKQRFGIIGGSPMLERAIEIAAQVAPTDLTVLITGESGSGKEVMPQIVHQLSSRKHGPYIAVNCGAIPEGTIDSELFGHEKGSFTGAHEARKGYFEVADKGTIFLDEVGELPLTTQVRLLRVLETGEFIRVGSSKAQKTNVRVVAATNVNMLQAVQRGSFREDLYYRLNTVPIHVPPLRERREDIHLLFRKFASDAADRYRMPAITLEPDAQHLLTEYRWPGNVRQLRNIVDQLSVIEQTRSIGAATLRQYLPEESTALVPAAAGRAAGLDSVSERELIYKFLFDMKNDLTVLKEQVAALTHGKPLPAVAPPTYREEIVLPMEGTPSGTVSIQMPSRPGEVDQDIEHTEVEESLSLEEKEKELINKALAKHRNRRKTAAAELGISERTLYRKIKEYGLQ, encoded by the coding sequence ATGAACGTACAACCCATCAAACAGCGCTTCGGGATCATCGGCGGTTCGCCGATGCTGGAACGCGCCATCGAGATCGCCGCGCAGGTGGCCCCGACGGACCTGACCGTGCTGATCACCGGGGAGAGCGGCTCGGGCAAGGAGGTGATGCCGCAGATCGTGCACCAGCTCAGTTCGCGCAAGCATGGCCCGTACATCGCGGTGAACTGCGGCGCCATCCCGGAGGGTACGATCGACAGCGAGCTCTTCGGCCACGAGAAGGGCAGCTTCACCGGGGCGCACGAGGCGCGCAAGGGTTACTTCGAGGTGGCCGACAAGGGCACCATCTTCCTGGACGAGGTGGGCGAGCTGCCGCTGACCACGCAAGTGCGCCTGCTGCGGGTGCTGGAGACCGGCGAGTTCATCCGCGTGGGCAGCAGCAAGGCCCAGAAGACCAATGTGCGCGTGGTGGCCGCCACGAACGTCAATATGCTGCAGGCCGTGCAGCGGGGCAGCTTTCGCGAGGACCTGTACTATCGACTGAACACCGTGCCGATCCACGTGCCGCCGCTGCGCGAGCGGCGGGAGGACATCCACCTGCTGTTCCGCAAGTTCGCCAGCGATGCCGCCGACCGGTACCGCATGCCGGCCATCACCCTGGAGCCCGATGCGCAGCACCTTCTGACGGAGTACCGCTGGCCGGGCAACGTGCGGCAGCTCCGCAACATCGTGGACCAGCTGAGCGTGATCGAACAAACGCGATCGATCGGCGCGGCCACGCTGCGGCAATACCTGCCGGAGGAGAGCACGGCGCTGGTGCCGGCGGCGGCAGGACGTGCGGCCGGGCTGGACAGCGTAAGCGAACGGGAGCTGATCTACAAGTTCCTGTTCGACATGAAGAACGACCTGACGGTGCTGAAGGAGCAGGTGGCCGCCCTGACGCATGGGAAACCGCTGCCCGCCGTGGCGCCACCGACCTACCGGGAGGAGATCGTGCTGCCCATGGAGGGGACCCCGTCGGGCACGGTGAGCATCCAGATGCCGTCCCGTCCGGGGGAAGTGGACCAGGACATCGAGCACACCGAGGTGGAGGAATCGCTGAGCCTGGAGGAGAAGGAGAAGGAGCTGATCAACAAGGCGCTGGCCAAGCACCGGAACCGCCGCAAGACGGCCGCGGCCGAGCTGGGCATCAGCGAACGCACCCTGTACCGCAAGATCAAGGAATACGGGCTGCAGTGA
- the groES gene encoding co-chaperone GroES, with product MATKVKPLADRVLVEAAAAEETTKGGIIIPDTAKEKPQRGKVVAVGHGRVADDGKVTPLSVKAGDEILYGKYSGTELSYDGKDYLIMRESDIYAILN from the coding sequence ATGGCTACGAAAGTGAAGCCCCTGGCGGACCGTGTGCTTGTGGAAGCCGCAGCCGCCGAAGAGACCACCAAGGGTGGCATCATCATCCCCGACACGGCCAAGGAAAAGCCGCAGCGCGGCAAGGTGGTGGCCGTAGGCCACGGCCGCGTGGCCGATGATGGCAAGGTGACCCCGTTGAGCGTGAAGGCCGGTGACGAGATCCTGTACGGCAAGTACAGCGGCACCGAGCTGAGCTACGACGGCAAGGACTACCTGATCATGCGCGAAAGCGACATCTACGCCATCCTGAACTGA
- a CDS encoding formimidoylglutamase, which translates to MDISLYFRPSPRFGAQRPDHGAHTLGDGAQFHGPSGFPELEGAQVALLGVLDDPGHARPRRCVEAPDAIREQLYPLFRPQGRLQLVDLGDIHPGASAQDTQHALAESVAELVRRGIVPIILGGGQGHTFTQYLAYEKLERTANLVCIDARFDLGEPGQGLADSSYLSHIVLRQPNYLFNYSNLGFQTYLVDQPGIELMDKLFFDAHRLGELRDHLADAEPVLRNGDTLSVDLSAVRRSDAPGTTRPGPNGFHAEEVCQLMRYAGISEKISSVGLYELDPGRDQDGVTAQLAAQLIWCFLDGFRSRTNDLPWLDRKRFTRFRIPIRGNEQELVFYKSAVSDRWWMDVPYRAEQEARFERHHLVPCSYADYQMACREEVPDRWWRTFQKLA; encoded by the coding sequence ATGGACATCAGCCTTTATTTCCGCCCAAGCCCCCGCTTCGGCGCCCAGCGCCCTGACCATGGGGCCCACACCCTGGGCGATGGGGCGCAGTTCCACGGGCCGTCCGGTTTTCCGGAACTGGAAGGCGCACAGGTGGCCCTGCTCGGCGTGCTCGACGATCCCGGCCACGCCCGCCCACGGCGCTGTGTGGAGGCCCCCGATGCCATCCGCGAGCAGCTGTATCCGCTCTTCCGTCCGCAGGGGCGGCTGCAGCTGGTGGACCTCGGCGACATCCACCCCGGTGCGAGCGCACAGGATACCCAGCACGCCCTCGCGGAGTCCGTCGCCGAACTGGTGCGGCGCGGCATCGTGCCCATCATCCTGGGCGGCGGGCAGGGCCACACCTTCACCCAGTACCTGGCCTACGAGAAACTGGAGCGCACGGCCAACCTGGTCTGCATCGATGCGCGGTTCGACCTGGGCGAGCCTGGGCAGGGCCTCGCCGACAGCAGCTACCTCAGTCACATCGTGCTGCGCCAGCCCAACTACCTGTTCAACTACAGCAACCTCGGCTTCCAGACCTACCTGGTGGACCAGCCCGGCATCGAGCTCATGGACAAGCTCTTCTTCGATGCGCATCGTCTGGGCGAGCTGCGGGACCACCTGGCGGATGCCGAACCCGTGCTCCGCAACGGCGACACCCTGAGCGTGGACCTCTCGGCGGTGCGCCGCAGCGATGCCCCCGGTACCACCCGACCCGGCCCGAACGGGTTCCACGCCGAAGAGGTCTGCCAGCTCATGCGCTATGCCGGCATCAGCGAGAAGATCTCGTCCGTGGGGCTCTACGAACTGGATCCCGGGCGTGACCAGGACGGGGTCACCGCCCAGCTGGCTGCGCAGTTGATCTGGTGCTTCCTCGACGGCTTCCGCTCGCGGACCAACGACCTGCCGTGGCTCGACCGCAAACGCTTCACCCGGTTCCGGATCCCCATCCGCGGCAACGAGCAGGAACTGGTGTTCTACAAAAGCGCGGTGAGCGACCGCTGGTGGATGGACGTGCCTTACCGCGCCGAGCAGGAGGCCCGCTTCGAGCGCCATCATCTGGTGCCCTGCAGTTACGCCGACTACCAGATGGCCTGCCGCGAGGAGGTGCCGGACCGCTGGTGGCGCACCTTCCAGAAGCTGGCTTGA
- the groL gene encoding chaperonin GroEL (60 kDa chaperone family; promotes refolding of misfolded polypeptides especially under stressful conditions; forms two stacked rings of heptamers to form a barrel-shaped 14mer; ends can be capped by GroES; misfolded proteins enter the barrel where they are refolded when GroES binds) — MAAKNIQFDIDARDRLKRGVDHLANAVKVTLGPKGRNVIIDKKFGAPQVTKDGVTVAKEIELKDPVENMGAQMLKEVASKTADAAGDGTTTATVLAQAIVTAGLKNVAAGANPMDLKRGIDKAVIAVVDELKKMSKSVGDDNAKIKQVATISSNNDETIGSLIAEAMAKVKKEGVITVEEAKGTDTTVEVVEGMQFDRGYLSPYFVTNAEKMEADLENAYILIYDKKISTMKELLPILEKSAQTGKPLLIISEDVDGEALATLVVNKIRGALKVAAVKAPGFGDRRKAMLEDIAILTGGTVISEERGFKLENADLSMLGKAEKISIDKDNTTIVNGAGKKADITARVNQIKAQIETTTSDYDKEKLQERLAKLAGGVAVLYVGAATEVEMKEKKDRVDDALHATRAAVEEGIVPGGGVAYIRAQKVLEKMEGANNDETTGIGIVRRAIEEPLRQIVGNAGLEGSIVVQKVRDGKADYGFNARTEEYENLLAAGVIDPTKVTRVALENAASIASMLLTTECVISEEKEEKAAHGHSHGGGMGDMGGMM, encoded by the coding sequence ATGGCAGCCAAGAACATCCAATTCGACATCGACGCACGCGACCGCCTGAAGCGCGGTGTGGACCACCTCGCGAACGCCGTGAAGGTGACCCTGGGCCCGAAAGGCCGCAATGTGATCATTGACAAGAAGTTCGGTGCTCCCCAAGTGACCAAGGACGGCGTTACCGTGGCGAAGGAGATCGAGCTGAAGGACCCTGTGGAGAACATGGGCGCCCAGATGCTGAAGGAAGTGGCCAGCAAGACAGCTGACGCCGCTGGTGATGGTACGACCACCGCCACCGTGCTCGCCCAGGCCATCGTGACCGCGGGCCTGAAGAACGTGGCCGCCGGTGCCAACCCCATGGACCTGAAGCGCGGCATCGACAAGGCCGTGATCGCGGTGGTGGACGAGCTCAAGAAGATGAGCAAGAGCGTCGGTGACGACAACGCCAAGATCAAGCAGGTCGCTACGATCAGCTCCAACAACGACGAGACCATCGGATCCCTGATCGCCGAGGCCATGGCCAAGGTGAAGAAGGAAGGTGTGATCACGGTGGAAGAAGCGAAGGGCACCGATACCACCGTGGAAGTGGTGGAAGGCATGCAGTTCGACCGCGGCTACCTCAGCCCCTATTTCGTGACCAACGCGGAAAAGATGGAGGCCGACTTGGAGAACGCCTACATCCTGATCTACGACAAGAAGATCAGCACGATGAAGGAGCTCCTTCCGATCTTGGAGAAGAGCGCGCAGACCGGCAAGCCCCTGCTGATCATCAGCGAGGACGTTGACGGTGAGGCGCTCGCCACCCTGGTGGTGAACAAGATCCGCGGCGCCCTGAAAGTTGCTGCCGTGAAGGCCCCGGGCTTCGGCGACCGTCGCAAGGCCATGCTGGAGGACATCGCGATCCTCACCGGTGGCACCGTGATCAGCGAGGAGCGCGGCTTCAAGCTGGAGAACGCCGACCTGAGCATGCTGGGCAAGGCCGAGAAGATCAGCATCGATAAGGACAACACGACCATCGTGAACGGTGCCGGCAAGAAGGCCGACATCACCGCGCGGGTGAACCAGATCAAGGCCCAGATCGAGACCACCACGAGCGACTACGACAAGGAGAAGCTGCAGGAGCGCCTGGCGAAGCTGGCCGGCGGTGTGGCCGTGCTCTACGTGGGCGCCGCCACCGAGGTGGAGATGAAGGAGAAGAAGGACCGCGTGGACGACGCCCTGCATGCGACCCGTGCGGCCGTGGAGGAAGGCATCGTGCCGGGCGGCGGTGTGGCCTACATCCGCGCCCAGAAGGTGCTGGAGAAGATGGAAGGCGCCAACAATGATGAGACCACCGGCATCGGCATCGTGCGCCGCGCCATCGAGGAGCCGCTGCGCCAGATCGTGGGCAACGCGGGCCTGGAAGGCAGCATCGTGGTGCAGAAGGTGCGCGACGGCAAGGCCGACTACGGCTTCAACGCACGCACCGAGGAGTACGAGAATCTGCTCGCCGCCGGTGTGATCGACCCGACCAAGGTGACCCGCGTCGCTTTGGAGAATGCCGCTTCCATCGCCAGCATGCTGCTCACCACGGAGTGCGTGATCAGCGAGGAGAAGGAAGAGAAGGCTGCACATGGCCATAGCCACGGCGGTGGCATGGGCGACATGGGCGGGATGATGTAA
- the miaB gene encoding tRNA (N6-isopentenyl adenosine(37)-C2)-methylthiotransferase MiaB: MNFSDSEIVASILAKDGYTVVDKAEEADLVLLNTCSIRDKAEQTVLNRIDGLNHLKGRNPDLRVGVLGCMAERMREDLLEKKKLVDLVVGPDAYRTLPALLDEVEGGQKAVNVLLSREETYAEIEPVRLGSNGVTAFVTIMRGCDNMCAFCVVPFTRGRERSRDPDTIVDECRQLVAQGYREVTLLGQNVDSYRWNVDGRGAVKDPAVPVTDFADLLERVAGVSPLLRVRYSTSHPKDMTDKVLTVMARHPNICKYIHLPVQSGSSAVLQRMNRGYDRAWYLDRIAAIRRYMPDCAISTDLITGFCGETEEEQRDTLSLMEAVRYDMAYMFKYSERPKTLAARKYPDDVPDEVKGRRLQEVIDLQMKHAGERNRRHVGLVQEVLIEGVSKRSEAHLFGRNSQNAVVIVARVHVGTELMPGDLVLARIVSGTSGSLQGEVTEVVARRPEAMAVAP, translated from the coding sequence ATGAACTTCAGCGACAGTGAGATCGTCGCGAGCATCCTGGCCAAGGACGGCTACACCGTGGTGGACAAGGCGGAGGAGGCGGACCTGGTGCTGCTGAACACCTGCAGCATCCGCGACAAGGCCGAGCAGACGGTGCTGAACCGCATCGACGGGCTCAACCACCTGAAGGGGCGCAACCCCGACCTGCGCGTGGGCGTGCTGGGCTGCATGGCCGAGCGCATGCGCGAGGACCTGCTGGAGAAGAAGAAGCTGGTGGACCTGGTGGTGGGCCCCGACGCCTACCGCACCCTGCCCGCGCTGCTCGACGAGGTGGAGGGCGGGCAGAAGGCCGTGAACGTGCTGCTGAGCCGCGAGGAGACCTACGCGGAGATCGAGCCCGTGCGCCTGGGGAGCAACGGCGTCACCGCCTTCGTCACCATCATGCGCGGCTGCGACAACATGTGCGCCTTCTGCGTGGTGCCCTTCACCCGCGGCCGGGAGCGCAGCCGCGATCCCGACACCATCGTGGACGAGTGCCGGCAGCTGGTGGCGCAGGGCTACCGGGAGGTGACACTGCTGGGGCAGAACGTGGACAGCTACCGCTGGAACGTGGACGGCCGCGGCGCGGTGAAGGACCCCGCGGTGCCGGTGACCGACTTCGCCGACCTGCTGGAGCGGGTGGCCGGGGTGAGCCCGCTGCTGCGCGTGCGCTACAGCACCAGCCACCCCAAGGACATGACCGACAAGGTGCTCACCGTGATGGCCAGGCACCCCAACATCTGCAAGTACATCCACCTGCCCGTGCAGAGCGGCAGCAGCGCGGTGCTCCAACGGATGAACCGCGGCTACGACCGGGCCTGGTACCTGGACCGCATCGCGGCCATCCGGCGTTACATGCCCGACTGCGCCATCAGCACCGACCTCATCACGGGCTTCTGCGGCGAGACCGAGGAGGAGCAGCGCGACACCTTGAGCCTGATGGAGGCCGTGCGCTACGACATGGCCTACATGTTCAAGTACAGCGAGCGCCCCAAGACGCTGGCCGCCCGGAAGTACCCGGATGATGTGCCCGACGAGGTGAAGGGCCGGCGCCTGCAGGAGGTGATCGACCTGCAGATGAAGCATGCCGGCGAGCGGAACCGGCGGCACGTGGGCCTGGTGCAGGAGGTGCTGATCGAGGGCGTGAGCAAGCGCAGCGAGGCGCACCTGTTCGGGCGGAACAGCCAGAACGCGGTGGTGATCGTGGCGCGCGTGCATGTCGGAACGGAGCTGATGCCCGGCGACCTGGTGCTGGCACGGATCGTGAGCGGCACGAGCGGCTCGCTGCAAGGCGAAGTGACGGAGGTGGTGGCCCGGCGCCCGGAGGCGATGGCGGTGGCGCCCTAG
- a CDS encoding LptE family protein, with translation MALFFPRRSVQVLILILLLTPAGCKVNYSFTGADIPAGASTYDVAVFDARAPLSTPRTAQVFTETLRDLLQAQTPLKLVREGGDLRYEGAITGYDVQPVSIQANETAALNRLTMTVSVTYTNGLDATRSSTFTVSRFADYDSAADLVTVEEGLVRTISDQLVQDIFDRTLGNW, from the coding sequence ATGGCGCTGTTCTTTCCCCGACGATCGGTCCAGGTCCTGATCCTGATCCTTCTGCTGACCCCGGCCGGCTGCAAGGTGAACTACTCCTTCACCGGCGCGGACATCCCTGCGGGCGCGTCCACGTACGACGTGGCGGTGTTCGATGCCCGGGCCCCACTGAGCACTCCACGCACCGCGCAGGTGTTCACCGAAACCCTGCGCGACCTGCTGCAGGCCCAAACGCCCCTGAAGCTGGTGCGTGAGGGTGGCGACCTCCGGTATGAAGGCGCGATCACGGGCTACGACGTGCAACCGGTGTCCATCCAGGCCAATGAGACCGCCGCCCTGAACCGGTTGACGATGACGGTGAGCGTGACCTACACCAACGGCTTGGACGCCACGCGCAGCAGCACCTTCACGGTGAGCCGGTTCGCCGACTACGACAGCGCGGCCGACCTGGTGACGGTCGAGGAGGGCCTGGTGCGGACCATCAGCGACCAGTTGGTACAGGATATCTTCGACCGCACGCTGGGCAACTGGTGA
- the topA gene encoding type I DNA topoisomerase: protein MAKKKEAASGDLVIVESPAKAKTIEKYLGEGYTVLSSYGHVRDLPERDLSVDVENGFEPTYIIPDDKKDRLNALKKEADKAAIVWLATDEDREGEAISWHLKEALKLPEDKVRRITFNEITKPAILKAIENPRSIDVHLVDAQQARRVLDRLVGYELSPILWRKVKPSLSAGRVQSVAVRLIVEREREILGFAEKSAFRITALLTTGSKATVKAELPKRFATEAEAMAFLQGCLGATFTVNAVEKKPGKRTPAAPFTTSTLQQEASRKLGFGVDRTMRIAQGLYEQGHITYMRTDSVNLSEQAIGAAEAAITAQYGARYCKTRRYQSKSKGAQEAHEAIRPTDLNVRTAGADRDAERLYDLISKRTLASQMADAELEKTVVNIAISGHPGDDLVAQGEVILFDGFLKVYMEGRDDEGDSEEQEGLLPDMKQGEVLGLQEMTATQRFERPAPRYTEASLVKKLEELGIGRPSTYAPTISTVQKRGYVVKENREGTPRPYRILTLADGAIADRTAVENVGAEKQKLFPTDIGMVVNDFLVEHFPTIVDLNFTAYVEGEFDQIAEGTMNWRAMLKEFYAPFHKTIGTVSETAERATGSRELGMDPTSGRKVVARIGRFGPMIQIGDAEDEEKPRFASLRKDQSIGTITLEEALDLFKLPRTLGERDGEVVSVAIGRFGPYVRLGGTFASLTSEDDPLSIDLARAIELIDLKKVASATRDLGEHKGEMIVAGRGRFGPYVKFGKTYANIPKTEDPNAVTLERAIELVEAKLAGARQIVLKEFPNSAIQVLDGRYGPYITDGGRNANVPKGTKPEDVTLEQATELLAAAPEKKGGRKGRGRSAPAQKAPAKKAPAKKAAAKKASAKKAAAKKA from the coding sequence ATGGCAAAGAAGAAGGAAGCAGCAAGCGGCGACCTGGTGATCGTGGAGTCGCCCGCCAAGGCGAAGACCATCGAGAAATACCTGGGCGAGGGCTACACCGTGCTCAGCAGCTACGGCCACGTCCGCGACCTGCCCGAGCGCGACCTCAGCGTGGACGTGGAGAACGGCTTCGAGCCCACTTACATCATCCCCGACGACAAGAAGGACCGCCTCAACGCGCTGAAGAAGGAAGCCGACAAGGCGGCCATCGTGTGGCTCGCGACCGATGAAGACCGCGAAGGGGAGGCCATCAGCTGGCATTTGAAGGAAGCGCTGAAGCTGCCTGAGGACAAGGTGCGGCGCATCACCTTCAATGAGATCACCAAGCCGGCCATCCTCAAGGCCATCGAGAACCCGCGTTCGATCGACGTGCACCTAGTGGATGCCCAGCAGGCCCGCCGCGTGCTCGACCGCCTGGTGGGCTACGAGCTCAGCCCCATCCTGTGGCGCAAGGTGAAGCCCAGCCTCAGCGCGGGCCGGGTGCAGAGCGTGGCCGTGCGCCTCATCGTGGAGCGCGAGCGCGAGATCCTCGGGTTCGCCGAGAAGAGCGCCTTCCGCATCACCGCCCTGCTCACCACCGGCAGCAAGGCCACCGTGAAGGCCGAACTGCCCAAGCGCTTCGCCACCGAGGCCGAGGCCATGGCCTTCCTGCAGGGCTGCCTGGGCGCCACCTTCACCGTGAACGCGGTGGAGAAGAAGCCCGGCAAGCGCACCCCCGCCGCACCCTTCACCACCAGCACGCTGCAACAGGAGGCCAGCCGCAAGCTCGGCTTCGGGGTGGACCGCACCATGCGCATCGCCCAGGGGCTCTACGAGCAGGGGCACATCACCTACATGCGTACCGACTCGGTGAACCTCAGCGAGCAGGCCATCGGCGCCGCCGAGGCGGCCATCACCGCCCAGTACGGCGCACGCTACTGCAAGACCCGCCGCTACCAGAGCAAGAGCAAGGGCGCGCAGGAGGCCCACGAGGCCATCCGTCCCACCGACCTTAACGTGCGCACCGCCGGCGCCGACCGCGATGCCGAACGCCTGTACGACCTCATCAGCAAGCGCACCCTCGCCAGCCAGATGGCCGACGCCGAGCTGGAGAAGACCGTCGTCAACATCGCCATCAGCGGCCATCCGGGCGATGACCTCGTCGCCCAAGGCGAGGTGATCCTCTTCGACGGCTTCCTGAAGGTGTACATGGAAGGCCGCGACGACGAGGGCGACAGCGAGGAGCAGGAGGGCCTGCTGCCCGACATGAAGCAGGGCGAGGTCCTCGGCCTACAGGAGATGACCGCCACCCAGCGCTTCGAGCGCCCCGCGCCCCGCTACACCGAGGCCAGCCTGGTGAAGAAGCTCGAGGAGCTCGGCATCGGCCGCCCCAGCACCTACGCGCCCACCATCAGCACCGTGCAGAAGCGCGGCTACGTGGTGAAGGAGAACCGCGAAGGCACCCCGCGCCCGTACCGCATCCTCACCCTGGCCGACGGCGCCATCGCGGACCGCACCGCCGTGGAGAACGTGGGCGCCGAGAAGCAGAAGCTCTTCCCCACGGACATCGGCATGGTGGTGAACGACTTCCTGGTGGAGCACTTCCCCACGATCGTGGACCTCAACTTCACGGCGTACGTGGAGGGCGAGTTCGACCAGATCGCCGAAGGCACCATGAACTGGCGCGCCATGCTCAAGGAGTTCTACGCGCCCTTCCACAAGACCATCGGCACGGTGAGCGAGACGGCCGAGCGGGCCACCGGATCGCGCGAACTGGGTATGGACCCCACCAGCGGCCGCAAAGTGGTGGCGCGCATCGGGCGCTTCGGTCCCATGATCCAGATCGGCGACGCCGAGGACGAGGAGAAGCCCAGGTTCGCCAGCCTGCGCAAGGACCAGAGCATCGGCACCATCACCCTGGAGGAGGCCCTCGACCTCTTCAAGCTCCCGCGCACCCTCGGCGAGCGCGATGGCGAGGTGGTCTCCGTGGCCATCGGTCGCTTCGGACCCTACGTCCGCCTGGGCGGCACCTTCGCCAGCCTCACCTCTGAGGATGATCCGCTCAGCATCGACCTGGCCCGTGCCATCGAGCTCATCGACCTGAAGAAGGTCGCCAGCGCCACCCGCGACCTGGGCGAGCACAAGGGCGAGATGATCGTGGCCGGCCGTGGCCGCTTCGGTCCCTACGTGAAGTTCGGCAAGACCTACGCCAACATCCCGAAGACCGAGGATCCCAACGCAGTGACCTTGGAGCGCGCCATCGAACTGGTGGAGGCCAAGCTCGCCGGCGCCCGCCAGATCGTGCTCAAGGAGTTCCCCAACAGCGCCATCCAGGTGCTCGACGGGCGCTATGGTCCTTACATCACCGATGGTGGCAGGAACGCCAATGTGCCCAAGGGCACCAAGCCCGAGGACGTGACCCTGGAGCAGGCCACCGAGCTGCTGGCCGCGGCGCCCGAGAAGAAGGGTGGCCGGAAAGGACGCGGACGCAGCGCACCGGCGCAGAAGGCGCCGGCGAAAAAAGCACCGGCCAAGAAGGCCGCTGCGAAGAAGGCTTCGGCGAAGAAGGCCGCCGCCAAAAAGGCCTGA